In a single window of the Methanolobus psychrophilus R15 genome:
- a CDS encoding putative cation efflux pump yields the protein MREGIEAGTSGLQTMAGDPKQAILKLGLPMMFAMSIQTVYNLVDTFWVSGLGSDALAAVGFVFPFFFASIAISTGLGVGGGSAISRRLGAKDKLGADNVAVHTMIIMLILSLLFAVPLFIFAESIFISIGAGSTADMATSYGKIIFAGTLFIFFPNVANAILRSEGDTKRAMNAMILGSVLNIILDPILIYVLDMGIAGAAWATVISLAVTAVLMSNWLFFRKDTYISFDFKDFSFDRGILKDIFRVGFPASVQQSSMALMMLVMNMILITVSDTDGVAVYTVGWRVATIAIAPLMGISTAVVTMSGFAYGERSYSKLSSSHLYATKISFIVETAIAALTFILAPQIAYVFTMSESASHITGDLVIFIRIICLFYPMVSLGMLSSSLFQGIGKGVNALIATILRAVILVPLFAALFAIYFGQGLVGIWWGIVVGNVLGSLVIFIWARLHVGALLKKESGFSTAEPV from the coding sequence ATGAGAGAGGGAATTGAAGCAGGCACATCCGGTCTGCAGACAATGGCAGGGGATCCTAAGCAAGCCATCCTTAAACTGGGCCTGCCGATGATGTTTGCGATGTCCATCCAGACCGTATATAATCTGGTTGACACTTTCTGGGTGTCAGGCCTAGGATCTGATGCACTTGCAGCAGTAGGTTTTGTTTTTCCATTCTTTTTTGCCTCGATAGCCATCTCCACGGGACTTGGCGTAGGCGGAGGCTCGGCCATATCCCGCAGGCTTGGTGCAAAAGATAAGCTGGGGGCTGATAACGTTGCAGTGCACACGATGATCATAATGCTTATTCTATCACTGCTGTTCGCTGTCCCGCTGTTTATTTTTGCGGAGAGCATCTTCATTTCCATTGGTGCGGGAAGTACAGCAGATATGGCGACTTCATACGGGAAGATCATCTTTGCAGGTACTCTCTTCATATTCTTCCCCAACGTTGCAAATGCCATCCTCCGCAGCGAGGGAGACACCAAACGAGCCATGAATGCCATGATCCTTGGGTCCGTACTGAATATCATACTGGATCCGATACTGATATACGTGCTTGACATGGGTATAGCCGGTGCTGCATGGGCGACCGTGATATCTCTTGCTGTCACTGCTGTCCTTATGTCCAACTGGCTCTTTTTCCGCAAGGACACCTACATATCTTTTGATTTCAAGGACTTCAGCTTCGACAGGGGTATCCTGAAAGACATCTTCAGGGTGGGTTTCCCGGCATCTGTCCAGCAATCCTCAATGGCTTTGATGATGCTTGTCATGAACATGATACTAATAACAGTCAGTGACACTGATGGGGTGGCTGTCTATACAGTGGGCTGGCGCGTTGCTACTATTGCTATCGCTCCTCTGATGGGAATCTCGACAGCTGTTGTTACGATGAGCGGATTTGCGTATGGGGAGCGGTCTTACAGTAAGTTGTCTTCTTCACATCTTTATGCAACAAAGATATCCTTCATTGTGGAAACAGCCATAGCTGCCCTTACTTTCATCCTGGCTCCCCAGATAGCGTATGTTTTCACAATGTCAGAAAGTGCTTCCCACATCACCGGCGATCTGGTGATATTCATCAGGATCATCTGCCTGTTCTACCCCATGGTCTCCCTTGGAATGCTCTCGTCATCGCTCTTCCAGGGAATAGGTAAAGGTGTGAATGCACTTATCGCAACTATTCTGCGTGCTGTCATATTGGTTCCCCTTTTTGCGGCACTGTTCGCTATATACTTCGGGCAGGGGCTTGTTGGTATCTGGTGGGGCATAGTGGTCGGTAATGTCCTTGGGTCACTTGTGATCTTTATCTGGGCACGGTTGCATGTGGGGGCCTTGCTAAAGAAGGAGTCTGGCTTTTCAACTGCAGAGCCAGTGTGA
- a CDS encoding transposase: MDDLTDFALNEEYKRLQSVGDKLAEIESLIDWKPFRPILESMYKNRTASGGRPEADVIVMFKMLVLQQWHGLSDAELERQCIDRISFRKFLGFPGYVPDSTTVWSFRKRISDNRKEKEIWDEMQKQLNALGLKIKKGMIQDATFIHSNPGHAKADEPRGKDAKTARSKDGTWAKKGGKSHFGYKLHTIIDKEYELIRRFETTTASVHDSQVDLSEVGEVVYRDKGYFGAVAKGFAATMQRAVRGHPLGINDVLRNERISVQRVPCERVYAVAKEVFKAGKVLVTNVERKRGVNLNPQMFKMSRTCTRDLNIGIT; encoded by the coding sequence ATGGATGATTTGACTGATTTTGCTCTTAATGAAGAATATAAACGCCTTCAATCCGTTGGAGACAAGCTTGCAGAAATAGAATCACTTATTGATTGGAAACCGTTTCGTCCAATTCTGGAATCAATGTACAAGAACAGAACAGCTTCAGGCGGCAGGCCTGAAGCTGATGTTATTGTGATGTTTAAAATGCTTGTTCTACAACAGTGGCATGGTCTTTCTGATGCTGAACTTGAAAGACAGTGTATTGACAGAATATCCTTTAGGAAATTTCTGGGGTTTCCTGGATATGTTCCAGACAGTACAACTGTCTGGTCATTTAGAAAGAGAATTAGCGATAATAGAAAAGAGAAAGAAATATGGGACGAGATGCAAAAACAGCTTAATGCTCTTGGATTGAAGATCAAAAAAGGGATGATCCAGGATGCCACATTCATCCACTCCAACCCTGGACATGCTAAAGCTGATGAACCTCGTGGAAAGGATGCTAAAACAGCTAGAAGCAAAGATGGAACCTGGGCAAAAAAAGGTGGCAAATCTCATTTTGGCTACAAGCTTCATACAATTATTGATAAGGAATATGAACTGATCAGAAGATTTGAAACAACAACTGCATCAGTACATGATTCACAGGTAGATCTATCTGAAGTGGGTGAAGTAGTCTACCGTGACAAAGGATACTTTGGAGCAGTTGCAAAGGGTTTTGCAGCAACAATGCAAAGAGCGGTAAGAGGACATCCATTAGGAATAAACGATGTTCTCAGAAATGAAAGGATAAGTGTACAGCGAGTTCCATGTGAAAGAGTCTATGCAGTAGCAAAGGAAGTGTTCAAAGCAGGAAAAGTGCTTGTCACAAATGTGGAAAGAAAAAGAGGGGTTAATCTGAATCCTCAGATGTTTAAAATGAGCAGGACCTGCACAAGAGACCTGAATATAGGAATAACATAA